A single genomic interval of Lewinellaceae bacterium harbors:
- a CDS encoding GHKL domain-containing protein, translated as MSVNEFNGSWSKPAEFTFEILPPWWLTWWAYILYGILLSGLITLIVNYRSRILKEKNKQLEKTIAERTKTLRETIENLKSTQSQLVHSEKMASLGELTAGIAHEIQNPLNFVNNFSEINSELIEEQIEALEKGHLEHVKSLADEIAANEQKIIHHGKRADSIVKSMLLHSRNSSGEKELTDINALCEEYLRLAYHGIRAKHKSFNAALKTNFDSSLPNIKVVPQDIGRVVLNIINNAFQAIHDVENPSISISTKRSDGQIEIRITDNGPGIPDNIKDKIFQPFFTTKPTGQGTGLGLSLAYDIVKAHGGMITVESHPGEGSVFVLQLPIV; from the coding sequence GTGAGTGTAAATGAATTCAATGGTTCCTGGAGTAAACCAGCAGAATTCACTTTCGAGATTCTGCCCCCCTGGTGGCTAACGTGGTGGGCATATATTTTGTATGGCATCCTGTTATCCGGGTTGATTACACTTATAGTAAATTACCGTTCGAGGATATTAAAAGAAAAAAATAAACAGCTGGAAAAGACGATCGCTGAAAGGACCAAAACATTACGTGAGACCATCGAAAATTTGAAATCAACCCAATCACAGCTAGTCCATTCTGAGAAAATGGCCTCGCTGGGTGAGCTAACTGCCGGAATTGCCCATGAAATTCAGAATCCTTTGAATTTCGTGAATAATTTTTCGGAAATCAACTCGGAGTTGATTGAAGAACAAATAGAAGCACTTGAGAAGGGTCATCTGGAGCACGTCAAATCACTTGCTGATGAAATTGCCGCGAATGAACAAAAAATAATTCACCATGGGAAAAGGGCGGATTCTATTGTAAAATCCATGCTGCTGCACTCCAGGAACAGCTCAGGTGAAAAGGAACTGACGGATATTAATGCGCTTTGTGAAGAATATTTGCGGTTGGCTTATCACGGTATTCGTGCTAAACACAAATCTTTTAATGCCGCGCTTAAAACAAATTTTGATTCCAGTTTGCCGAACATAAAGGTGGTGCCCCAAGATATTGGAAGAGTCGTTTTGAACATCATCAATAACGCCTTTCAGGCAATACATGATGTAGAAAATCCATCAATTTCAATTTCAACGAAAAGGTCGGATGGTCAGATCGAAATTAGGATTACAGACAACGGACCTGGAATTCCAGATAATATCAAGGACAAGATCTTCCAGCCCTTCTTCACCACCAAACCGACGGGTCAAGGGACGGGGCTGGGATTAAGTCTGGCGTATGATATCGTAAAGGCACATGGAGGGATGATCACTGTAGAGAGTCACCCAGGTGAGGGGAGTGTGTTCGTATTACAACTGCCAATAGTATAA